A genomic region of Pseudorca crassidens isolate mPseCra1 chromosome 10, mPseCra1.hap1, whole genome shotgun sequence contains the following coding sequences:
- the MST1 gene encoding hepatocyte growth factor-like protein yields the protein MGLWWVTVQPPARRMGWLPLLLLLTGFLGAPGQRSPLNDFQVLWGTELQHLLHTVGPRPWQEDVANAEECAGLCGPLLDCRAFHYNVSSHGCQLLPWTQHSPHTRLQRSRRCDLFQKKIYVRTCIMDNGVEYRGTVAITMGGLPCQHWSHRFPNDHKYTPTLRNGLDDNFCRNPDRDPRGPWCYTTDPAVRFQSCGIKSCREAACLWCNGEDYRGSVDRTESGRECQRWDLQHPHPHPFEPRKFLDKSLDDNYCRNPDGSERPWCYTADPQMKREFCDLPRCGSEAQPRREATTLNCFRGKGEGYRGTVNTTAAGVPCQRWDAQHPHQHRFAPEKYACKDLRENFCRNPDGSEAPWCFTSRPGMRVAFCYQIRRCTDDVRPEDCYHGAGELYRGSVSKTRKGVRCQRWSAGTPHKPQFTPTSAPHAPLEENFCRNPDGDSHGPWCYTTDPGTTFDYCALRRCDDDQPPSILEPPDQVLFEKCGKRVTRLDPRRSKLRVVGGQPGNSPWTVSLRNRQGQHFCGGSLVKEQWVLTARQCFSSCHGPLTGYEVWLGTLFQDPQPGQPGLQRISMAKMVCGPSGSQLVLLKLERPATLNQRVALICLPPEWYVVPPGTKCEIAGWGETKGTGDNTVLNIASLNVISNRECNIKHRGRVRESEMCTEGLLAPAGACEGDYGGPLACFTHDCWVLEGIIIPNRVCARPRWPSIFMRVSVFVDWIHKVMRLG from the exons ATGGGGCTGTGGTGGGTCACAGTGCAGCCTCCAGCCAGGAGGATGGGGTGGCTCCCACTCCTGCTGCTTCTGACGGGGTTCTTAGGGGCCCCTG GGCAGCGCTCGCCCTTGAATGACTTCCAGGTGCTCTGGGGTACGGAGCTGCAACACCTGCTACACACAGTGGGGCCCAGGCCTTggcaagaagatgtggcaaatgcTGAGGAATGTGCAGGGCTTTGTGGGCCCCTACTGGACTGCAG GGCCTTCCACTACAATGTGAGCAGCCATGGTTGCCAGTTGCTGCCATGGACCCAGCACTCACCTCATACACGGCTGCAGCGTTCCAGGCGCTGTGATCTCTTCCAAAAGAAAA TCTATGTTCGGACTTGCATCATGGACAACGGGGTCGAGTACCGGGGCACCGTGGCCATCACCATGGGTGGCCTACCCTGCCAGCACTGGAGCCACAGGTTCCCCAATGACCACAA GTACACACCCACACTTCGAAATGGCTTGGACGACAACTTCTGCCGCAACCCGGATAGGGACCCCAGAGGTCCCTGGTGCTACACAACAGACCCTGCCGTGCGCTTCCAGAGCTGCGGCATTAAGTCTTGCCGGGAGG CCGCTTGCCTTTGGTGCAATGGCGAGGACTACCGCGGCTCAGTGGACCGCACGGAGTCAGGACGCGAGTGTCAGCGCTGGGACCTGCAGCACCCGCACCCTCACCCCTTCGAGCCCCGCAA GTTCCTGGACAAAAGTCTGGACGACAACTATTGCCGGAATCCGGACGGCTCGGAGCGGCCCTGGTGCTATACCGCGGACCCGCAGATGAAGCGAGAGTTCTGCGACCTCCCCCGCTGCG GGTCCGAGGCACAGCCGCGCCGGGAGGCCACGACGCTCAATTGCTTCCGCGGGAAAGGCGAGGGCTACCGGGGCACGGTCAACACCACCGCTGCGGGCGTGCCCTGCCAGCGTTGGGACGCGCAGCATCCGCATCAGCATCGCTTTGCGCCGGAAAAGTATGCGTGCAA GGACCTTCGGGAGAACTTCTGTCGGAACCCCGACGGATCGGAGGCGCCCTGGTGCTTCACATCGCGGCCTGGCATGCGCGTGGCCTTCTGCTACCAGATCCGGCGCTGCACCGACGACGTGCGGCCCGAGG ACTGCTACCATGGCGCGGGGGAACTGTACCGCGGCTCAGTCAGCAAGACCCGAAAGGGCGTCCGGTGTCAGCGCTGGTCCGCGGGGACGCCGCACAAGCCGCA GTTCACCCCCACCTCCGCCCCACACGCACCACTGGAGGAGAACTTCTGCAGGAACCCAGACGGGGATAGTCACGGGCCCTGGTGCTACACCACAGATCCGGGGACTACGTTCGACTACTGTGCACTGCGGCGCTGCG ATGATGACCAACCGCCGTCCATCCTGGAGCCCCCAG ACCAGGTGCTGTTTGAGAAGTGTGGCAAGAGAGTGACCCGCCTGGACCCACGGCGCTCCAAGCTGCGTGTGGTGGGCGGCCAGCCTGGGAACTCACCCTGGACAGTCAGCTTGCGCAACCG GCAGGGCCAGCACTTCTGCGGAGGCTCCCTAGTGAAGGAGCAGTGGGTTCTGACTGCTCGGCAGTGCTTCTCCTCTTG ccatgggcctctcactggctATGAGGTGTGGCTAGGCACCCTGTTCCAGGACCCACAGCCCGGGCAGCCAGGCCTGCAGCGCATCTCAATGGCCAAGATGGTCTGCGGGCCCTCTGGCTCCCAGCTTGTTCTGCTCAAGCTGGAGAG ACCTGCGACCCTGAACCAGCGTGTGGCCCTGATCTGCCTGCCCCCTGAGTGGTATGTGGTGCCTCCAGGCACCAAGTGTGAGATCGCAGGCTGGGGCGAGACCAAAG GTACAGGGGACAACACGGTCCTGAACATAGCCTCCCTCAATGTCATCTCCAACCGGGAATGTAACATCAAGCACCGAGGTCGCGTACGCGAGAGTGAGATGTGCACTGAAGGACTGTTGGCCCCTGCTGGAGCCTGTGAG GGTGACTACGGGGGCCCACTTGCCTGCTTTACTCACGACTGCTGGGTCCTGGAGGGAATTATAATCCCCAACCGAGTGTGCGCACGGCCCCGCTGGCCATCCATCTTCATGCGTGTCTCTGTGTTTGTGGACTGGATTCACAAGGTCATGAGGCTGGGCTAG
- the APEH gene encoding acylamino-acid-releasing enzyme isoform X1: MERQVLLNEPEEAAALYRDLSRQPALSAACLGPEVTTQYGGCYRTVHTEWTQRDLERMENIRFCRQYLVFHDADSVVFAGPAGNSVETRGELLSRESPSGTMKAVLRKAGGPGAGEEKQFLEVWEKNRKLKSFNLSALEKHGLVYEDDCFGCLSWSHSETHLLYVAEKKRPKAESFFQTKALDVSGSDDEVARLKKPDQAIKGDQFLFYEDWGENLVSKSTPVLCVLDVESGNISVLEGVPESVSPGQAFWAPGDTGVVFVGWWHEPFRLGIRFCTNRRSALYYVDLIGGKCELLSDDSLAVSSPRLSPDQCRIVYLRFPSLVPHQQCGQLCLYDWYTRVTSVVVDVVPRQLGENFSGIYCSLLPPGCWSADSQRVVFDSAQRSRQDLFAVDTQMGSVTSLTAGGSGGSWKLLTIDRDLMVAQFSTPSRPPCLKVGFLPPEGKEQAVSWVSLEEAEPIPEISWSIRVLQPPPEQEHVQYAGLDFEAILLQPSDPPDKTQVPMVVMPHGGPHSSFVTAWMLLPAMLCKMGFAVLLVNYRGSTGFGQDSILSLPGNVGHQDVKDVQFAVEQVLQEEHFDAGRVALMGGSHGGFLSCHLIGQYPETYGACVVRNPVINIASMMGSTDIPDWCVVEAGFPYSSNCLPDLNMWGEMLHKSPIKYTPQVKTPVLLMLGQEDRRVPFKQGMEYYRALKARNVPVRLLLYPKSTHALSEVEVESDSFMNAALWLCTHLGN, encoded by the exons ATGGAGCGGCAG GTGCTGCTGAACGAGCCCGAAGAGGCGGCGGCGCTGTACCGGGACCTTAGCCGCCAGCCCGCGCTGAGCGCCGCCTGCCTGGGCCCGGAGGTCACCACGCAGTACGGGGGTTGTTACCGGACGGTGCACACTG AGTGGACCCAGAGGGACCTGGAACGCATGGAGAACATCCGATTCTGCCGCCAGTACCTGGTGTTCCATGATGCGGACTCAGTGGTGTTTGCAGGGCCTGCGGGCAACAGTGTGGAGACCCGGGGCGA GCTGCTGAGCAGAGAATCTCCTTCAGGCACCATGAAAGCTGTGCTGCGCAAGGCTGGAGGGCCGGGCGCTGGGGAGGAGAAGCAGTTTTTGGAG GTTTGGGAGAAGAACCGGAAGCTCAAGAGCTTCAACCTGTCAGCGCTGGAGAAACATGGGCTGGTTTATGAGGATG ACTGCTTTGGCTGCCTGTCCTGGTCGCACTCGGAGACACACTTATTATACGTGGCAGAGAAGAAGCGCCCCAAGGCTGAGTCCTTCTTTCAGACCAAAGCCTTGGACGTCAGTGGCAGCGATGACGAGGTGGCCAGGCTGAAGAAACCAGACCAGGCCATTAAG GGggatcaatttttattttacgaAGATTGGGGAGAAAACTTGGTTTCCAAAAGCACTCCTGTACTCTGTGTGCTGGATGTCGAGAGTGGCAACATCTCTGTGCTTGAGGGAGTCCCTGAGAGTGTGTCCCCTGGACAG GCATTCTGGGCCCCTGGAGACACAGGTGTTGTGTTTGTGGGCTGGTGGCATGAGCCCTTCCGGCTGGGCATCCGCTTCTGCACCAATCGAAG GTCAGCCCTGTACTATGTAGACCTCATCGGGGGGAAGTGTG AGCTCCTCTCGGATGACTCTCTGGCTGTCTCTTCTCCCCGGCTGAGCCCAGACCAATGTCGCATCGTCTACCTGAGGTTCCCATCTCTGGTCCCGCATCAGCAGTGTGGGCAGTTGTGCCTg TATGACTGGTATACCAGGGTCACCTCCGTGGTGGTGGACGTTGTGCCTCGGCAGCTGGGAG AGAACTTCTCTGGGATCTACTGCAGCCTTCTGCCTCCGGGATGCTGGTCAGCTGACAGCCAGAGAGTGGTTTTTGACTCAGCTCAGCGCAGCCGGCAG GACCTGTTTGCTGTGGACACCCAGATGGGCAGTGTGACCTCTCTGACGGCTG GGGGGTCAGGTGGAAGCTGGAAGCTGCTCACAATTGACCGGGACCTCATGGTGGCACAGTTCTCCACGCCCAGCCGACCCCCATGCCTG AAAGTTGGGTTCCTGCCTCCTGAGGGGAAGGAGCAGGCGGTATCATGGGTGTCCCTGGAGGAGGCCGAGCCCATTCCTGAAATCTCCTGGAGCATCCGGGTACTACAGCCGCCCCCAGAGCAAGAGCATGTGCAGTATG CTGGCCTTGACTTTGAAGCAATCCTTCTGCAGCCCAGCGACCCTCCAGATAAGACCCAGGTGCCCATGGTGGTCATGCCCCACG GGGGACCCCATTCATCCTTTGTCACTGCCTGGATGCTGCTCCCAGCCATGCTTTGCAAGATGGGCTTTGCAGTACTACTAG TGAATTATCGTGGCTCCACGGGCTTTGGCCAGGACAGCATCCTCTCCCTCCCCGGCAATGTGGGCCACCAGGATGTGAAGGACGTCCAG TTTGCAGTAGAGCAGGTGCTCCAGGAGGAACACTTTGATGCAGGCCGTGTGGCCCTTATGGGTGGTTCCCATGGTGGCTTCCTGTCCTGCCACCTGATTGGTCAGTACCCGGAGACCTACGGTGCCTGCGTGGTGCGGAACCCTGTGATCAACATTGCCTCCATGATGGGCTCCACTGACATCCCTGACTG GTGCGTGGTGGAGGCTGGCTTCCCCTACAGCAGCAACTGCCTGCCAGACCTCAACATGTGGGGTGAGATGCTGCACAAGTCGCCCATCAAGTACACCCCTCAG GTGAAGACACCAGTGTTACTGATGCTGGGCCAGGAGGACCGGCGTGTGCCCTTCAAGCAGGGCATGGAGTATTACCGTGCCCTCAAGGCCCGAAACGTGCCCGTTCG GCTCCTGCTCTATCCCAAAAGCACCCATGCACTATCAGAGGTGGAGGTGGAATCAGACAGCTTCATGAATGCTGCGCTCTGGCTGTGCACGCACTTGGGCAACTGA
- the APEH gene encoding acylamino-acid-releasing enzyme isoform X3, whose amino-acid sequence MERQVLLNEPEEAAALYRDLSRQPALSAACLGPEVTTQYGGCYRTVHTEWTQRDLERMENIRFCRQYLVFHDADSVVFAGPAGNSVETRGELLSRESPSGTMKAVLRKAGGPGAGEEKQFLEAFWAPGDTGVVFVGWWHEPFRLGIRFCTNRRSALYYVDLIGGKCELLSDDSLAVSSPRLSPDQCRIVYLRFPSLVPHQQCGQLCLYDWYTRVTSVVVDVVPRQLGENFSGIYCSLLPPGCWSADSQRVVFDSAQRSRQDLFAVDTQMGSVTSLTAGGSGGSWKLLTIDRDLMVAQFSTPSRPPCLKVGFLPPEGKEQAVSWVSLEEAEPIPEISWSIRVLQPPPEQEHVQYAGLDFEAILLQPSDPPDKTQVPMVVMPHGGPHSSFVTAWMLLPAMLCKMGFAVLLVNYRGSTGFGQDSILSLPGNVGHQDVKDVQFAVEQVLQEEHFDAGRVALMGGSHGGFLSCHLIGQYPETYGACVVRNPVINIASMMGSTDIPDWCVVEAGFPYSSNCLPDLNMWGEMLHKSPIKYTPQVKTPVLLMLGQEDRRVPFKQGMEYYRALKARNVPVRLLLYPKSTHALSEVEVESDSFMNAALWLCTHLGN is encoded by the exons ATGGAGCGGCAG GTGCTGCTGAACGAGCCCGAAGAGGCGGCGGCGCTGTACCGGGACCTTAGCCGCCAGCCCGCGCTGAGCGCCGCCTGCCTGGGCCCGGAGGTCACCACGCAGTACGGGGGTTGTTACCGGACGGTGCACACTG AGTGGACCCAGAGGGACCTGGAACGCATGGAGAACATCCGATTCTGCCGCCAGTACCTGGTGTTCCATGATGCGGACTCAGTGGTGTTTGCAGGGCCTGCGGGCAACAGTGTGGAGACCCGGGGCGA GCTGCTGAGCAGAGAATCTCCTTCAGGCACCATGAAAGCTGTGCTGCGCAAGGCTGGAGGGCCGGGCGCTGGGGAGGAGAAGCAGTTTTTGGAG GCATTCTGGGCCCCTGGAGACACAGGTGTTGTGTTTGTGGGCTGGTGGCATGAGCCCTTCCGGCTGGGCATCCGCTTCTGCACCAATCGAAG GTCAGCCCTGTACTATGTAGACCTCATCGGGGGGAAGTGTG AGCTCCTCTCGGATGACTCTCTGGCTGTCTCTTCTCCCCGGCTGAGCCCAGACCAATGTCGCATCGTCTACCTGAGGTTCCCATCTCTGGTCCCGCATCAGCAGTGTGGGCAGTTGTGCCTg TATGACTGGTATACCAGGGTCACCTCCGTGGTGGTGGACGTTGTGCCTCGGCAGCTGGGAG AGAACTTCTCTGGGATCTACTGCAGCCTTCTGCCTCCGGGATGCTGGTCAGCTGACAGCCAGAGAGTGGTTTTTGACTCAGCTCAGCGCAGCCGGCAG GACCTGTTTGCTGTGGACACCCAGATGGGCAGTGTGACCTCTCTGACGGCTG GGGGGTCAGGTGGAAGCTGGAAGCTGCTCACAATTGACCGGGACCTCATGGTGGCACAGTTCTCCACGCCCAGCCGACCCCCATGCCTG AAAGTTGGGTTCCTGCCTCCTGAGGGGAAGGAGCAGGCGGTATCATGGGTGTCCCTGGAGGAGGCCGAGCCCATTCCTGAAATCTCCTGGAGCATCCGGGTACTACAGCCGCCCCCAGAGCAAGAGCATGTGCAGTATG CTGGCCTTGACTTTGAAGCAATCCTTCTGCAGCCCAGCGACCCTCCAGATAAGACCCAGGTGCCCATGGTGGTCATGCCCCACG GGGGACCCCATTCATCCTTTGTCACTGCCTGGATGCTGCTCCCAGCCATGCTTTGCAAGATGGGCTTTGCAGTACTACTAG TGAATTATCGTGGCTCCACGGGCTTTGGCCAGGACAGCATCCTCTCCCTCCCCGGCAATGTGGGCCACCAGGATGTGAAGGACGTCCAG TTTGCAGTAGAGCAGGTGCTCCAGGAGGAACACTTTGATGCAGGCCGTGTGGCCCTTATGGGTGGTTCCCATGGTGGCTTCCTGTCCTGCCACCTGATTGGTCAGTACCCGGAGACCTACGGTGCCTGCGTGGTGCGGAACCCTGTGATCAACATTGCCTCCATGATGGGCTCCACTGACATCCCTGACTG GTGCGTGGTGGAGGCTGGCTTCCCCTACAGCAGCAACTGCCTGCCAGACCTCAACATGTGGGGTGAGATGCTGCACAAGTCGCCCATCAAGTACACCCCTCAG GTGAAGACACCAGTGTTACTGATGCTGGGCCAGGAGGACCGGCGTGTGCCCTTCAAGCAGGGCATGGAGTATTACCGTGCCCTCAAGGCCCGAAACGTGCCCGTTCG GCTCCTGCTCTATCCCAAAAGCACCCATGCACTATCAGAGGTGGAGGTGGAATCAGACAGCTTCATGAATGCTGCGCTCTGGCTGTGCACGCACTTGGGCAACTGA
- the APEH gene encoding acylamino-acid-releasing enzyme isoform X2 yields the protein MERQVLLNEPEEAAALYRDLSRQPALSAACLGPEVTTQYGGCYRTVHTEWTQRDLERMENIRFCRQYLVFHDADSVVFAGPAGNSVETRGELLSRESPSGTMKAVLRKAGGPGAGEEKQFLEGDQFLFYEDWGENLVSKSTPVLCVLDVESGNISVLEGVPESVSPGQAFWAPGDTGVVFVGWWHEPFRLGIRFCTNRRSALYYVDLIGGKCELLSDDSLAVSSPRLSPDQCRIVYLRFPSLVPHQQCGQLCLYDWYTRVTSVVVDVVPRQLGENFSGIYCSLLPPGCWSADSQRVVFDSAQRSRQDLFAVDTQMGSVTSLTAGGSGGSWKLLTIDRDLMVAQFSTPSRPPCLKVGFLPPEGKEQAVSWVSLEEAEPIPEISWSIRVLQPPPEQEHVQYAGLDFEAILLQPSDPPDKTQVPMVVMPHGGPHSSFVTAWMLLPAMLCKMGFAVLLVNYRGSTGFGQDSILSLPGNVGHQDVKDVQFAVEQVLQEEHFDAGRVALMGGSHGGFLSCHLIGQYPETYGACVVRNPVINIASMMGSTDIPDWCVVEAGFPYSSNCLPDLNMWGEMLHKSPIKYTPQVKTPVLLMLGQEDRRVPFKQGMEYYRALKARNVPVRLLLYPKSTHALSEVEVESDSFMNAALWLCTHLGN from the exons ATGGAGCGGCAG GTGCTGCTGAACGAGCCCGAAGAGGCGGCGGCGCTGTACCGGGACCTTAGCCGCCAGCCCGCGCTGAGCGCCGCCTGCCTGGGCCCGGAGGTCACCACGCAGTACGGGGGTTGTTACCGGACGGTGCACACTG AGTGGACCCAGAGGGACCTGGAACGCATGGAGAACATCCGATTCTGCCGCCAGTACCTGGTGTTCCATGATGCGGACTCAGTGGTGTTTGCAGGGCCTGCGGGCAACAGTGTGGAGACCCGGGGCGA GCTGCTGAGCAGAGAATCTCCTTCAGGCACCATGAAAGCTGTGCTGCGCAAGGCTGGAGGGCCGGGCGCTGGGGAGGAGAAGCAGTTTTTGGAG GGggatcaatttttattttacgaAGATTGGGGAGAAAACTTGGTTTCCAAAAGCACTCCTGTACTCTGTGTGCTGGATGTCGAGAGTGGCAACATCTCTGTGCTTGAGGGAGTCCCTGAGAGTGTGTCCCCTGGACAG GCATTCTGGGCCCCTGGAGACACAGGTGTTGTGTTTGTGGGCTGGTGGCATGAGCCCTTCCGGCTGGGCATCCGCTTCTGCACCAATCGAAG GTCAGCCCTGTACTATGTAGACCTCATCGGGGGGAAGTGTG AGCTCCTCTCGGATGACTCTCTGGCTGTCTCTTCTCCCCGGCTGAGCCCAGACCAATGTCGCATCGTCTACCTGAGGTTCCCATCTCTGGTCCCGCATCAGCAGTGTGGGCAGTTGTGCCTg TATGACTGGTATACCAGGGTCACCTCCGTGGTGGTGGACGTTGTGCCTCGGCAGCTGGGAG AGAACTTCTCTGGGATCTACTGCAGCCTTCTGCCTCCGGGATGCTGGTCAGCTGACAGCCAGAGAGTGGTTTTTGACTCAGCTCAGCGCAGCCGGCAG GACCTGTTTGCTGTGGACACCCAGATGGGCAGTGTGACCTCTCTGACGGCTG GGGGGTCAGGTGGAAGCTGGAAGCTGCTCACAATTGACCGGGACCTCATGGTGGCACAGTTCTCCACGCCCAGCCGACCCCCATGCCTG AAAGTTGGGTTCCTGCCTCCTGAGGGGAAGGAGCAGGCGGTATCATGGGTGTCCCTGGAGGAGGCCGAGCCCATTCCTGAAATCTCCTGGAGCATCCGGGTACTACAGCCGCCCCCAGAGCAAGAGCATGTGCAGTATG CTGGCCTTGACTTTGAAGCAATCCTTCTGCAGCCCAGCGACCCTCCAGATAAGACCCAGGTGCCCATGGTGGTCATGCCCCACG GGGGACCCCATTCATCCTTTGTCACTGCCTGGATGCTGCTCCCAGCCATGCTTTGCAAGATGGGCTTTGCAGTACTACTAG TGAATTATCGTGGCTCCACGGGCTTTGGCCAGGACAGCATCCTCTCCCTCCCCGGCAATGTGGGCCACCAGGATGTGAAGGACGTCCAG TTTGCAGTAGAGCAGGTGCTCCAGGAGGAACACTTTGATGCAGGCCGTGTGGCCCTTATGGGTGGTTCCCATGGTGGCTTCCTGTCCTGCCACCTGATTGGTCAGTACCCGGAGACCTACGGTGCCTGCGTGGTGCGGAACCCTGTGATCAACATTGCCTCCATGATGGGCTCCACTGACATCCCTGACTG GTGCGTGGTGGAGGCTGGCTTCCCCTACAGCAGCAACTGCCTGCCAGACCTCAACATGTGGGGTGAGATGCTGCACAAGTCGCCCATCAAGTACACCCCTCAG GTGAAGACACCAGTGTTACTGATGCTGGGCCAGGAGGACCGGCGTGTGCCCTTCAAGCAGGGCATGGAGTATTACCGTGCCCTCAAGGCCCGAAACGTGCCCGTTCG GCTCCTGCTCTATCCCAAAAGCACCCATGCACTATCAGAGGTGGAGGTGGAATCAGACAGCTTCATGAATGCTGCGCTCTGGCTGTGCACGCACTTGGGCAACTGA